A genomic window from Peromyscus maniculatus bairdii isolate BWxNUB_F1_BW_parent chromosome 1, HU_Pman_BW_mat_3.1, whole genome shotgun sequence includes:
- the Faap24 gene encoding Fanconi anemia core complex-associated protein 24 yields MERINPGGTGPVHVPLGHIVANEKWRGSQLAQGMQGKVKLIFEEDLASADFYLSSRSCILYITEADLVAGHGYRKRLVRVRNSGHLQGIIIVEKTQTSEQYFPAVQKFTVLDLGMVLLPVANQLEASCLIIQLVQEQTREPSRNPFLRKKRCVLSELSLVQTVQQIPGVGKVKAPLLLQKFPTIQQLSNASVQELEEVVGHSVAQQIHTFFTQSR; encoded by the exons ATGGAAAGGATCAACCCTGGTGGTACGGGTCCGGTGCACGTGCCACTGGGACATATTGTGGCTAATGAGAAATGGCGCGGGTCCCAGCTGGCTCAGGGGATGCAAG GAAAAGTTAAACTCATATTTGAGGAGGATCTGGCATCGGCAGATTTTTACCTGTCCAGCAGATCTTGCATTCTCTATATCACTGAGGCGGATTTGGTGGCTGGACATGGCTACAGAAAGAGACTTGTTCGTGTTAGAAAT TCTGGACATCTTCAAGGGATTATAATAGTTGAAAAAACACAGACAAGTGAACAGTACTTCCCAGCAGTCCAGAAGTTCACTGTGCTCGACCTTGGGATGGTTTTGCTCCCAGTGGCCAACCAGTTGGAAGCATCCTGCCTCATTATCCAGTTG GTTCAAGAGCAGACCAGGGAGCCCAGCAGGAACCCTTTCCTCAGGAAGAAGCGGTGTGTGCTCTCAGAGCTGTCCCTTGTTCAGACTGTGCAGCAGATCCCAGGGGTTGGAAAAGTTAAGGCTCCTCTTCTGCTCCAGAAGTTTCCAACCATCCAGCAACTGAGTAACGCTTCCGTCCAAGAACTCGAGGAGGTGGTGGGACACTCGGTGGCGCAGCAAATCCACACCTTCTTCACCCAGTCTAGGTGA
- the Rhpn2 gene encoding rhophilin-2 isoform X3, with translation MRTGAENLLKVATNQKVREQVRLELSFVNSDLQMLKEELEGLNISVGVYQGTEETFTIPLIPLGLKETKEVDFSVVLKDFILEHYSEDSYLYEDDIADLMDLRQACRTPSRDEAGVELLMSYFIQLGFVESRFFPATRHMGLLFTWYDSLTGVPVSQQNLLLEKASILFNIGALYTQIGTRCNRQTQAGLESAVDAFQRAAGVLNYLKETFTHTPSYDMSPAMLSVLIKMMLAQAQESVFEKVCLPGIQNEFFVLVKVAQEAAKVAEAYRQLHTAMSQEPVKENIPYSWASVAYVKAHHYGALAHYFAATLLIDHQLKPGADEDQQEKCLSELYDHMPEGMTPLATLKNDGQRMQLGKGHLHRATGYHEESLREANLCKKLRDIQVLRDVLSAAHQRTQLKYTQHREDDDLLNLIDAPDVLSKTEREVEITSPQFSKVTVTDFFQKLGPLSVFSANKRWTPPRGIHFTVEEGDLGFTLRGNAPVQVHFLDPQCSASLAGAKEGDYIVSLQGMDCKWLTVGEVMKLLKSFGGDEVEMKVVSLLDSTSSMQHNKCATYSVGMQKTYSMICLSMDDDDKTDKAKKISKKLSFLSWGTSKNRQKSASTLYLPEVGLARPHTKKKLPTPFSLLNSDSSLY, from the exons ATGCGGACAGGAGCTGAGAACCTTCTGAA AGTGGCCACAAACCAGAAGGTTCGGGAACAGGTCCGCCTGGAGCTGAGCTTCGTCAACTCAGACCTGCAGATGctgaaggaggagctggagggactGAACATCTCCGTGGGAGTGTACCAGGGCACCGA GGAGACCTTCACCATCCCTCTGATTCCTCTCGGCCTGAAGGAAACCAAAGAAGTTGACTTTTCGGTCGTCCTCAAG GATTTTATCTTGGAACATTACAGCGAAGACAGCTATTTGTACGAAGACGACATTGCAGATCTTATGGACCTGCGGCAG GCTTGTCGAACACCCAGCAGGGATGAGGCAGGGGTTGAGCTGCTCATGTCCTACTTCATCCAGCTGGGCTTTGTGGAGAGTAGGTTTTTCCCGGCCACCCGCCACATGGGGCTCTTGTTTACCTG GTATGACTCCCTCACTGGGGTTCCAGTCAGCCAGCAGAACCTGCTGCTGGAGAAGGCCAGCATTCTTTTCAACATCGGGGCACTCTACACCCAGATTGGGACCCGCTGTAACCGGCAGACACAGGCTGGGCTGGAGAGCGCAGTGGATGCCTTCCAGAGAGCTGCAG GGGTTTTAAACTACCTGAAAGAGACATTCACTCATACTCCAAGTTACGACATGAGCCCTGCCATGCTCAGTGTGCTGATCAAAATGATGCTCGCCCAAGCCCAAGAAAGCGTGTTTGAGAAAGTCTGCCTTCCAGGGATCCAGAACGAGTTTTTTGTGCTGGTAAAGGTGGCTCAGGAGGCCGCCAAG GTGGCAGAAGCCTATCGGCAGCTGCATACAGCCATGAGCCAGGAACCAGTGAAAGAGAACATACCGTATTCGTGGGCCAGTGTGGCCTATGTGAAGGCCCACCACTACGGGGCCCTGGCTCACTACTTTGCCGCCACCCTCCTCATCGATCACCAGC TAAAGCCGGGCGCAGATGAGGACCAGCAGGAGAAGTGCCTGTCCGAGCTCTATGACCACATGCCAGAAGGGATGACACCTCTCGCCACGCTGAAAAATGATGGGCAGCGCATGCAACTGG GTAAGGGACATCTGCACCGGGCCACTGGCTACCACGAGGAGTCACTGAGGGAAGCAAACTTGTGCAAGAAGCTGCGTGACATTCAGGTGCTCCGGGATGTGCTGTCCGCTGCCCATCAGCGCACTCAGCTCAAGTACACCCAGCACCGAGAGGATGATGATCTTCTGAACTTGATTGACGCTCCAGATGTCCTTT CAAAAACTGAACGAGAGGTTGAAATAACCTCCCCCCAGTTCTCCAAAGTGACAGTCACAGACTTCTTCCAGAAGCTG GGACCCCTGTCTGTGTTCTCGGCCAACAAGAGATGGACACCTCCTCGAGGCATCCACTTCACAGTGGAGGAAGGAGACTTGGGTTTCACCTTGCGAGGGAACGCCCCGGTCCAAGTGCACTTCCTGGATCCTCAGTGTTCTGCTTCC CTGGCAGGGGCCAAAGAAGGAGACTACATTGTTTCCCTTCAAGGCATGGATTGTAAGTGGCTGACAGTGGGTGAGGTTATGAAGTTGCTGAAGAGCTTTGGTGGGGACGAAGTTGAGATGAAGGTCGTGAGCCTCCTGGACTCCACATCATCCATG CAGCACAACAAGTGTGCCACTTACTCTGTGGGAATGCAGAAGACTTACTCCATGATCTGCCTGTCCATGGACGACGACGATAAAACTGACAAAGCCAAGAAGATCTCCAAGAAGCTCTCCTTTTTGAGTTGGGGCACCAGTAAGAACAGACAGAAGTCGGCCAGCACACTCTACCTCCCCGAGGTTGGCCTGGCAAGGCCTCACACCAAGAAGAAACTGCCCACACCCTTCAGCCTGCTCAACTCCGACAGCTCTCTGTACTGA
- the Rhpn2 gene encoding rhophilin-2 isoform X2 yields MTDALLPAAPQPLEKESDDYFRKGCNPLAQTGRSKLQNQRAALNQQILKAVRMRTGAENLLKVATNQKVREQVRLELSFVNSDLQMLKEELEGLNISVGVYQGTEETFTIPLIPLGLKETKEVDFSVVLKDFILEHYSEDSYLYEDDIADLMDLRQACRTPSRDEAGVELLMSYFIQLGFVESRFFPATRHMGLLFTWYDSLTGVPVSQQNLLLEKASILFNIGALYTQIGTRCNRQTQAGLESAVDAFQRAAGVLNYLKETFTHTPSYDMSPAMLSVLIKMMLAQAQESVFEKVCLPGIQNEFFVLVKVAQEAAKVAEAYRQLHTAMSQEPVKENIPYSWASVAYVKAHHYGALAHYFAATLLIDHQLKPGADEDQQEKCLSELYDHMPEGMTPLATLKNDGQRMQLGKGHLHRATGYHEESLREANLCKKLRDIQVLRDVLSAAHQRTQLKYTQHREDDDLLNLIDAPDVLSKTEREVEITSPQFSKVTVTDFFQKLGPLSVFSANKRWTPPRGIHFTVEEGDLGFTLRGNAPVQVHFLDPQCSASLAGAKEGDYIVSLQGMDCKWLTVGEVMKLLKSFGGDEVEMKVVSLLDSTSSMHNKCATYSVGMQKTYSMICLSMDDDDKTDKAKKISKKLSFLSWGTSKNRQKSASTLYLPEVGLARPHTKKKLPTPFSLLNSDSSLY; encoded by the exons GACGGAGCAAGCTGCAGAATCAAAGAGCTGCCCTGAACCAGCAGATCCTGAAGGCTGTGCGGATGCGGACAGGAGCTGAGAACCTTCTGAA AGTGGCCACAAACCAGAAGGTTCGGGAACAGGTCCGCCTGGAGCTGAGCTTCGTCAACTCAGACCTGCAGATGctgaaggaggagctggagggactGAACATCTCCGTGGGAGTGTACCAGGGCACCGA GGAGACCTTCACCATCCCTCTGATTCCTCTCGGCCTGAAGGAAACCAAAGAAGTTGACTTTTCGGTCGTCCTCAAG GATTTTATCTTGGAACATTACAGCGAAGACAGCTATTTGTACGAAGACGACATTGCAGATCTTATGGACCTGCGGCAG GCTTGTCGAACACCCAGCAGGGATGAGGCAGGGGTTGAGCTGCTCATGTCCTACTTCATCCAGCTGGGCTTTGTGGAGAGTAGGTTTTTCCCGGCCACCCGCCACATGGGGCTCTTGTTTACCTG GTATGACTCCCTCACTGGGGTTCCAGTCAGCCAGCAGAACCTGCTGCTGGAGAAGGCCAGCATTCTTTTCAACATCGGGGCACTCTACACCCAGATTGGGACCCGCTGTAACCGGCAGACACAGGCTGGGCTGGAGAGCGCAGTGGATGCCTTCCAGAGAGCTGCAG GGGTTTTAAACTACCTGAAAGAGACATTCACTCATACTCCAAGTTACGACATGAGCCCTGCCATGCTCAGTGTGCTGATCAAAATGATGCTCGCCCAAGCCCAAGAAAGCGTGTTTGAGAAAGTCTGCCTTCCAGGGATCCAGAACGAGTTTTTTGTGCTGGTAAAGGTGGCTCAGGAGGCCGCCAAG GTGGCAGAAGCCTATCGGCAGCTGCATACAGCCATGAGCCAGGAACCAGTGAAAGAGAACATACCGTATTCGTGGGCCAGTGTGGCCTATGTGAAGGCCCACCACTACGGGGCCCTGGCTCACTACTTTGCCGCCACCCTCCTCATCGATCACCAGC TAAAGCCGGGCGCAGATGAGGACCAGCAGGAGAAGTGCCTGTCCGAGCTCTATGACCACATGCCAGAAGGGATGACACCTCTCGCCACGCTGAAAAATGATGGGCAGCGCATGCAACTGG GTAAGGGACATCTGCACCGGGCCACTGGCTACCACGAGGAGTCACTGAGGGAAGCAAACTTGTGCAAGAAGCTGCGTGACATTCAGGTGCTCCGGGATGTGCTGTCCGCTGCCCATCAGCGCACTCAGCTCAAGTACACCCAGCACCGAGAGGATGATGATCTTCTGAACTTGATTGACGCTCCAGATGTCCTTT CAAAAACTGAACGAGAGGTTGAAATAACCTCCCCCCAGTTCTCCAAAGTGACAGTCACAGACTTCTTCCAGAAGCTG GGACCCCTGTCTGTGTTCTCGGCCAACAAGAGATGGACACCTCCTCGAGGCATCCACTTCACAGTGGAGGAAGGAGACTTGGGTTTCACCTTGCGAGGGAACGCCCCGGTCCAAGTGCACTTCCTGGATCCTCAGTGTTCTGCTTCC CTGGCAGGGGCCAAAGAAGGAGACTACATTGTTTCCCTTCAAGGCATGGATTGTAAGTGGCTGACAGTGGGTGAGGTTATGAAGTTGCTGAAGAGCTTTGGTGGGGACGAAGTTGAGATGAAGGTCGTGAGCCTCCTGGACTCCACATCATCCATG CACAACAAGTGTGCCACTTACTCTGTGGGAATGCAGAAGACTTACTCCATGATCTGCCTGTCCATGGACGACGACGATAAAACTGACAAAGCCAAGAAGATCTCCAAGAAGCTCTCCTTTTTGAGTTGGGGCACCAGTAAGAACAGACAGAAGTCGGCCAGCACACTCTACCTCCCCGAGGTTGGCCTGGCAAGGCCTCACACCAAGAAGAAACTGCCCACACCCTTCAGCCTGCTCAACTCCGACAGCTCTCTGTACTGA
- the Rhpn2 gene encoding rhophilin-2 isoform X1: MTDALLPAAPQPLEKESDDYFRKGCNPLAQTGRSKLQNQRAALNQQILKAVRMRTGAENLLKVATNQKVREQVRLELSFVNSDLQMLKEELEGLNISVGVYQGTEETFTIPLIPLGLKETKEVDFSVVLKDFILEHYSEDSYLYEDDIADLMDLRQACRTPSRDEAGVELLMSYFIQLGFVESRFFPATRHMGLLFTWYDSLTGVPVSQQNLLLEKASILFNIGALYTQIGTRCNRQTQAGLESAVDAFQRAAGVLNYLKETFTHTPSYDMSPAMLSVLIKMMLAQAQESVFEKVCLPGIQNEFFVLVKVAQEAAKVAEAYRQLHTAMSQEPVKENIPYSWASVAYVKAHHYGALAHYFAATLLIDHQLKPGADEDQQEKCLSELYDHMPEGMTPLATLKNDGQRMQLGKGHLHRATGYHEESLREANLCKKLRDIQVLRDVLSAAHQRTQLKYTQHREDDDLLNLIDAPDVLSKTEREVEITSPQFSKVTVTDFFQKLGPLSVFSANKRWTPPRGIHFTVEEGDLGFTLRGNAPVQVHFLDPQCSASLAGAKEGDYIVSLQGMDCKWLTVGEVMKLLKSFGGDEVEMKVVSLLDSTSSMQHNKCATYSVGMQKTYSMICLSMDDDDKTDKAKKISKKLSFLSWGTSKNRQKSASTLYLPEVGLARPHTKKKLPTPFSLLNSDSSLY, translated from the exons GACGGAGCAAGCTGCAGAATCAAAGAGCTGCCCTGAACCAGCAGATCCTGAAGGCTGTGCGGATGCGGACAGGAGCTGAGAACCTTCTGAA AGTGGCCACAAACCAGAAGGTTCGGGAACAGGTCCGCCTGGAGCTGAGCTTCGTCAACTCAGACCTGCAGATGctgaaggaggagctggagggactGAACATCTCCGTGGGAGTGTACCAGGGCACCGA GGAGACCTTCACCATCCCTCTGATTCCTCTCGGCCTGAAGGAAACCAAAGAAGTTGACTTTTCGGTCGTCCTCAAG GATTTTATCTTGGAACATTACAGCGAAGACAGCTATTTGTACGAAGACGACATTGCAGATCTTATGGACCTGCGGCAG GCTTGTCGAACACCCAGCAGGGATGAGGCAGGGGTTGAGCTGCTCATGTCCTACTTCATCCAGCTGGGCTTTGTGGAGAGTAGGTTTTTCCCGGCCACCCGCCACATGGGGCTCTTGTTTACCTG GTATGACTCCCTCACTGGGGTTCCAGTCAGCCAGCAGAACCTGCTGCTGGAGAAGGCCAGCATTCTTTTCAACATCGGGGCACTCTACACCCAGATTGGGACCCGCTGTAACCGGCAGACACAGGCTGGGCTGGAGAGCGCAGTGGATGCCTTCCAGAGAGCTGCAG GGGTTTTAAACTACCTGAAAGAGACATTCACTCATACTCCAAGTTACGACATGAGCCCTGCCATGCTCAGTGTGCTGATCAAAATGATGCTCGCCCAAGCCCAAGAAAGCGTGTTTGAGAAAGTCTGCCTTCCAGGGATCCAGAACGAGTTTTTTGTGCTGGTAAAGGTGGCTCAGGAGGCCGCCAAG GTGGCAGAAGCCTATCGGCAGCTGCATACAGCCATGAGCCAGGAACCAGTGAAAGAGAACATACCGTATTCGTGGGCCAGTGTGGCCTATGTGAAGGCCCACCACTACGGGGCCCTGGCTCACTACTTTGCCGCCACCCTCCTCATCGATCACCAGC TAAAGCCGGGCGCAGATGAGGACCAGCAGGAGAAGTGCCTGTCCGAGCTCTATGACCACATGCCAGAAGGGATGACACCTCTCGCCACGCTGAAAAATGATGGGCAGCGCATGCAACTGG GTAAGGGACATCTGCACCGGGCCACTGGCTACCACGAGGAGTCACTGAGGGAAGCAAACTTGTGCAAGAAGCTGCGTGACATTCAGGTGCTCCGGGATGTGCTGTCCGCTGCCCATCAGCGCACTCAGCTCAAGTACACCCAGCACCGAGAGGATGATGATCTTCTGAACTTGATTGACGCTCCAGATGTCCTTT CAAAAACTGAACGAGAGGTTGAAATAACCTCCCCCCAGTTCTCCAAAGTGACAGTCACAGACTTCTTCCAGAAGCTG GGACCCCTGTCTGTGTTCTCGGCCAACAAGAGATGGACACCTCCTCGAGGCATCCACTTCACAGTGGAGGAAGGAGACTTGGGTTTCACCTTGCGAGGGAACGCCCCGGTCCAAGTGCACTTCCTGGATCCTCAGTGTTCTGCTTCC CTGGCAGGGGCCAAAGAAGGAGACTACATTGTTTCCCTTCAAGGCATGGATTGTAAGTGGCTGACAGTGGGTGAGGTTATGAAGTTGCTGAAGAGCTTTGGTGGGGACGAAGTTGAGATGAAGGTCGTGAGCCTCCTGGACTCCACATCATCCATG CAGCACAACAAGTGTGCCACTTACTCTGTGGGAATGCAGAAGACTTACTCCATGATCTGCCTGTCCATGGACGACGACGATAAAACTGACAAAGCCAAGAAGATCTCCAAGAAGCTCTCCTTTTTGAGTTGGGGCACCAGTAAGAACAGACAGAAGTCGGCCAGCACACTCTACCTCCCCGAGGTTGGCCTGGCAAGGCCTCACACCAAGAAGAAACTGCCCACACCCTTCAGCCTGCTCAACTCCGACAGCTCTCTGTACTGA